Genomic segment of Methanolobus mangrovi:
CAATCTTTATGAGCAGATGGCAGGCATGACCGAGAACGATGAGGTCAGAAGAGTTCTCCTTGATGTTGCAAAGGAAGAAAAGACCCACATTGGCGAGTTCCAGACACTCCTGTTAAGGATGGACAAGGAGCAGGTCGAGGAACTTGAAGCCGGCAGGGAAGAAGTGGATGAAGAGTTACAGAAATAACATCATGGAGAGGGTAGTTTGTTCTCAGAAGTTCCAATCGATATTGAAAAAGTAAGTAAAGAAGACCTTGACAAGGAGATCATGAGAGTGGCCATCATGGCAGAGTTCGATGCAATAAATATGTACGAACAGATGGCAAACCTTACCGATGACGAGGACCTCAGGTTCATCCTGCTGGACATAGCCAAAGAAGAAAAAGTACATGCTGCCATGTTCCAGACAGTGCTCATGGAAGTGGATACTGAATACCTGCAGGTCATGGTAAGTTATTCACTGGCCAAGGATAAGTGATTTACATTTATTCAGCCACTTGATTTTGAATACTTTTCTTTTTCCCTTGGCACACCGGTACGAAAAATGCTTAATACGACCTGAAAACAATATTCCAGTGGGGAATCTCATGGGAAATATAAGAAAGGTCAGAAAGATACTGAAGAGCATGCCAACCATTGAAGGTGCAGGAGTACACCTCAAAAGGGCATTCGGGTTTAACCACGTACCGCAACTTGATCCATTCCTATTACTTGACGATTTTCATTCGGATGATCCGAA
This window contains:
- a CDS encoding ferritin family protein; the protein is MFSKVPADIARMSKEDINKEMLRAALIAELDAINLYEQMAGMTENDEVRRVLLDVAKEEKTHIGEFQTLLLRMDKEQVEELEAGREEVDEELQK
- a CDS encoding ferritin family protein, with translation MFSEVPIDIEKVSKEDLDKEIMRVAIMAEFDAINMYEQMANLTDDEDLRFILLDIAKEEKVHAAMFQTVLMEVDTEYLQVMVSYSLAKDK